The following proteins are co-located in the Argopecten irradians isolate NY chromosome 9, Ai_NY, whole genome shotgun sequence genome:
- the LOC138332065 gene encoding structure-specific endonuclease subunit slx1-like isoform X1, which yields MADQAIERFFGVYLLYNVNPKFKGRTYIGYTVNPNRRIQQHNKGKHAGGAWRTHGRGPWEMVLIIHGFPNDISALRFEWAWQNPEKSRRLRHLVGKKKKETPFLYRFRIVSEMLRLGPWNRFALTIRWLKQNYVQDFSPDCRPPIHMPITYGPVKIKTMAKDNKTKGKKNPKGSNSSSPVKQDLEGDDIGQLALPSQQRCSVCFKRLQVDDTTVNCVHPKCSMTSHIECLSRKFLSQSKQQTKEILPIEGTCPGCKQLVLWGDVIRFKMGCYQNLEECASDQDLGTSDEED from the exons ATGGCAGATCAGGCCATTGAGAGATTCTTTGGAGTGTACCTCTTGTATAACGTCAATCCAAAGTTTAAAGGAAGAACATACATCGGGTATACAGTCAACCCAAACCGCAGAATACAGCAACACAACAAAGGCAAGCATGCTGGAGGGGCGTGGAGGACACACGGGCGCGGACCATG GGAAATGGTTCTGATTATTCATGGATTCCCAAATGACATCTCTGCACTGCGG TTTGAGTGGGCATGGCAGAATCCAGAGAAGTCCCGTCGACTTAGACACCTGGTTGGAAAGAAGAAAAAGGAAACACCTTTCTTGTATCGTTTTCGGATTGTGTCGGAGATGCTTCGTCTTGGTCCATGGAATCGTTTTGCATTAACGATTCGCTGGCTCAAACAGAACTATGTACAGGATTTCTCTCCGGATTGCCGTCCCCCTATACACATGCCTATAACTTATGGTCCtgttaagataaaaacaatGGCTAAAGACAACAAGACTAAAGGTAAAAAGAATCCTAAAGGTTCTAACAGCAGCAGTCCAGTAAAACAGGATTTAGAGGGAGATGATATCGGTCAGCTGGCGCTTCCCAGTCAGCAGAGATGTTCAGTTTGTTTCAAACgtttacag GTTGACGACACCACAGTGAACTGTGTACACCCGAAGTGTTCTATGACCTCTCACATCGAGTGTCTGTCTCGGAAGTTTCTGTCTCAGTCCAAACAACAGACCAAGGAAATCCTGCCCATTGAAGGAACATGTCCGGGCTGTAAACAGTTGGTGTTGTGGGGAGATGTTATCAGATTCAAGATGGGCTGCTATCAAAATCTGGAAGAG TGTGCGAGCGACCAGGACCTTGGCACATCAGATGAAGAAGACtga
- the LOC138332065 gene encoding structure-specific endonuclease subunit slx1-like isoform X2: MVWEMVLIIHGFPNDISALRFEWAWQNPEKSRRLRHLVGKKKKETPFLYRFRIVSEMLRLGPWNRFALTIRWLKQNYVQDFSPDCRPPIHMPITYGPVKIKTMAKDNKTKGKKNPKGSNSSSPVKQDLEGDDIGQLALPSQQRCSVCFKRLQVDDTTVNCVHPKCSMTSHIECLSRKFLSQSKQQTKEILPIEGTCPGCKQLVLWGDVIRFKMGCYQNLEECASDQDLGTSDEED; the protein is encoded by the exons ATGGTTTG GGAAATGGTTCTGATTATTCATGGATTCCCAAATGACATCTCTGCACTGCGG TTTGAGTGGGCATGGCAGAATCCAGAGAAGTCCCGTCGACTTAGACACCTGGTTGGAAAGAAGAAAAAGGAAACACCTTTCTTGTATCGTTTTCGGATTGTGTCGGAGATGCTTCGTCTTGGTCCATGGAATCGTTTTGCATTAACGATTCGCTGGCTCAAACAGAACTATGTACAGGATTTCTCTCCGGATTGCCGTCCCCCTATACACATGCCTATAACTTATGGTCCtgttaagataaaaacaatGGCTAAAGACAACAAGACTAAAGGTAAAAAGAATCCTAAAGGTTCTAACAGCAGCAGTCCAGTAAAACAGGATTTAGAGGGAGATGATATCGGTCAGCTGGCGCTTCCCAGTCAGCAGAGATGTTCAGTTTGTTTCAAACgtttacag GTTGACGACACCACAGTGAACTGTGTACACCCGAAGTGTTCTATGACCTCTCACATCGAGTGTCTGTCTCGGAAGTTTCTGTCTCAGTCCAAACAACAGACCAAGGAAATCCTGCCCATTGAAGGAACATGTCCGGGCTGTAAACAGTTGGTGTTGTGGGGAGATGTTATCAGATTCAAGATGGGCTGCTATCAAAATCTGGAAGAG TGTGCGAGCGACCAGGACCTTGGCACATCAGATGAAGAAGACtga
- the LOC138332066 gene encoding uncharacterized protein, whose product MLEITMGTVFRLVLLAVIYLVNVTSGYPYQSLSGFSSRSQADSTACNTYRLYQRILQRQTTPLVDDFIITLFRQSPITRDILRTETTAVCSSIAELASDLSQSDPAIVSCFNADEVTAVTSVYGGICTRDGGVTDFFTSMTTGFVQVTASSWTSPCMNMLIDLILTCRFPPVDSTSGLGNGPAIYQRKIREGVGCANSRIDTADVSMCGDKSSLKRFFLVFELLLDLSPGVHFTMTDFEL is encoded by the exons ATGTTGGAGATAACCATGGGTACCGTATTCAGATTAG TACTGTTAGCTGTGATCTACCTGGTCAACGTGACCTCCGGGTACCCTTATCAGTCCCTTTCAGGATTCAGCTCACGGAGCCAAGCCGACAGTACAGCATGCAACACCTACAGATTATATCAACGAATTCTTCAGAGGCAAACCACGCCACTGGTTGACGATTTCATAATTACCCTGTTCCGTCAAAGTCCGATAACTAGGGATATTCTTCGTACAGAAACGACCGCAGTATGCAG CTCAATAGCAGAATTAGCCAGCGATCTGTCACAAAGTGATCCTGCCATTGTGTCATGTTTCAATGCTGACGAAGTGACGGCTGTCACCTCTGTGTACGGAGGGATTTGTACCAGGGACGGAGGGGTAACAGACTTCTTCACGAGCA TGACCACTGGCTTCGTGCAGGTAACAGCATCGTCTTGGACAAGTCCGTGTATGAATATGCTGATCGATCTTATCTTAACATGTCGTTTCCCGCCAGTAGACAGCACGAGCGGGTTAGGGAATGGACCAGCCATCTATCAAAG aaaGATACGTGAAGGTGTTGGATGCGCTAACAGCCGTATAGATACTGCTGATGTGTCTATGTGTGGGGACAAGTCGAGTCTGAAGAGATTTTTTCTTGTTTTCGAACTCCTCTTGGACTTATCTCCCGGTGTTCACTTCACCATGACTGACTTTGAGTTATAG